CCAAGACAGAGACAGCCACACCGCCGGCATTGGCTGCTTTGGCTGGGCCAAAAAGAATGTTGTGCTTCTCAAAAAGTGCGATAGCTTCAGGTGTTGTAGGCATATTTGCACCTTCTGAAACGATCTTTACATCATTCTCTATGAGTAATCTTGCAGAACTTTCACCCAATTCATTTTGTGTAGCACAGGGAAATGCTGCAAAACATGGGATGTTCCATACAAAACTACTCCCCTCCGTATAGCTTTCTCTTTTCACATACGTGGCTTTTTTTCTCTCCAATGCATAATATTCCAGTGAAGCCCTTCTCTCCAGCTTTATTTTTTTTAAAAGTTCCAGATCTATACCGTTACTATCATGGATAGCACCCTTGGAATCCGAACAAGTGACGGGAATGGCACCGATCTCATACAGTTTTTCTATCGCATGGATAGCAACATTACCGCTGCCGCTGATCGTACAGATCTTTCCTTTGAGTGTTTCTCCCATATCCTCCAGAAGGGTCTGTGTGAAATAGATCAGTCCATAGCCTGTTGCCTCGGTGCGTCCCAAACTACCGCCCAGAGAAAGGGGTTTAGATGTGATGATGCTGTCATAAGAGTTGGTGAGCTGTTTGTACTGCCCGAAAAGATAGCCCACTTCTCTGGCCCCTACACCTATGTCTCCACCCAGGATATCGATATCTGCACCGATGCTGTTATAAAAAGCAGACATAAAGGCTTGACAGAACTTCATGATCTCTTTATCGCTTTTGCCTTTAGGATCAAAATCAGCACCACCCTTTGCTCCCCCTATATGAAGCCCGGTGATCGCATTTTTAAAGATCTGCTCAAAAGCAAGGAATTTCAGGATATCGGGATTGACCGAAGGATGAAAACGTACGCCGCCTTTGTAAGGGCCTAAGGCATTGTTAAATTGAATTCTGTACCCGTTATTGACATGGATGATATTGTCATCGTCCATCCATTCTATTTTAAAGTGGATCTCTCTGTTGGGAACCATGATACGGTCTATGATATTTTGATGGAGATATTCGGGATGTTTATCTAGCAGTGGCTGTATCGTATCCAGCACTTCTTTCAATGCCTGAAAAAACATAGTATCACTTTTATAGTTACTTTTCTCCGCACGCGTCAATGCTTGCTCAATATACTCCATAGACTTCCTTTGTATGTATGTGAATCAAATTATATTACAATTTGACATATTTTTAATTATTTTTTCGAATTTAGTGCATCATAACCCTATGAATGCAAAAACCAATAGTGGTACTCCACCCCAAAAACAACAGATTCAAAGTAAACAAAAACCTAAAAAAGAGTCTATAGTGAACAGGTTGACCTGTGCGACACTTGAAGGTGTGAATGCACAGGTCATAGAAGTGGAAGCGACATTTACTAAGGGACTTCCTGGATTTACGGTGGTAGGTTTGGCCAGCAGTGATATTCAAGAAGCCAAAGAGAGAACAAAGTCTGCACTGCTTACCAATGATTTTGTTTTCCCTCCGCTGAAAATTACGATCAATTTGAGTCCTTCGGATCTAAAGAAATCAGGTACACACTTGGATCTGGCCATGGCATTGCTTATTGCTATGCATAAAACGGCAGTAGAGGAGGAGGGACTTTTTGTCTTTGGTGAACTCGGATTGGATGGAAAGGTGAAAACAAGTTCCATGCTTTTTCCGCTGGTCTTGTCCCTGAAAGAACAGGGCTTGGTCAAGCGGGCTATTGTCCCTAAAGAGTCTATTCCCTACTTGAGTCATATCTCCGGAGTAGATTTTATCGCTGTGGATTCATTGAACGAGGCGATTGAGATATTGAAGCACAAAAATTTCAAAGCCAATGTACAGGCATTTTCCTACAAATCTGAAAACTTTATACTGAAAGAGAGATCGTATTATTACGAAAAAAAGTATGAGAGTGATTTTAGTGATGTCAAAGGACAATCCATAGCCAAGAGAGCTTCGCTCATTGCGGCAGCCGGAATGCATAACTTTTTGATGGAAGGGAATCCGGGATGCGGAAAGAGCATGATAGCCAAACGTCTCAAAGATATCCTGCCTCCGCTCTTTGAAGAGGAGATACTCTCCATTGCCAAACATCAGTTTTTAGACGGTGTGACACCAAGCTTTTCAGCCCTGCGCCCTATACGGTCTCCTCACCACACTGCCACTTCTGCATCTATTTTCGGGGGAGGCTCATCTGTAGCCAAGATAGGAGAGGTAGCTCTTGCACATAAAGGGATACTCTTCTTTGATGAACTTCCCCATTTTTCCAAAGCAGTCCTTGAAGCCCTTAGAGAGCCTTTGCAGGACAGAAAAGTACATATAGCAAGGGTCAATGCCAAGATAGAATATGAAGCCGATATCATGTTCGTGGCAGCGCAAAATCCTTGTCCATGCGGGAATCTGCTCTCTAAGAGTAAAACCTGCAGGTGTTCAGAACTGGAGATCAAACGCTATCAAAACAAACTTTCCGATCCGTTTTTGGACAGGATAGATCTTTTTGTTGTGATGCAGGAAGTCAGCAGCGACGATAAAGGAGACATCAGTTCGGCCCATATGCACCAGGAGGTGCTTAAAGCATTTAAGATGCAAAAAATACGTGGACAGGAACGCCTCAATGGCAAATTGCGTGAAGAGGAGATCGAAGCGTACTGCACTGTGCATAGTGAGGCTTTAGGGATATTAGAGGGTGCCATACAGCGTTTTGCACTCTCCCACCGCTCTATTGCCTCGATCAAAAAAGTAGGGCGTACCATCGCTGATCTGAATGGACATGAGAGGATAGAGAGATCTGATATGCTTGAGGCGCTCAGTTATAGAAGAAGGAGATAGAAAAGGATCGATCCGTTCGGTATTAAAATACCGAACAAACTGCTTTAGTAATGATAAATCCACCGATAACCAGCCATGCGAACATAGCTGAAGCCGTATAGACAGGTGCGAGTCCAAGTCCTTTGAACTTCGCAAAACGTGTTCCCATACCAAGCGCGGTCATCGCCATCGTCAGTAGGAAAGTATCGATCTCATTGATAATACTTACGATATCTGTAGGTACAAGGTGAAGTGAGTTAAAGCCTGCCACACCGATAAAGTAAACCGCAAACCAAGGAATCACAAGTTTCACTTTTTCACCAGCACCACCCTCTTGTTTGGCACTATAGCTTAGGTAGATACCAAGAATGATCAGCATCGGAGCGATCATAATGACCCTGGTCATCTTAACAATCACAGCAGCATCCGCCATCTCCTTGGGTGCACCAGGTACGGAAGCAGGCACGGCAACCACCTGGGCCACTTCGTGGATCGTACCGCCTACATAGATACCAAACTCTTTTGCTGTCATATGAAGGAATCCGGCAGCAGGTTCAATGATCGCTGTGTAGAGTACAGGGTAGAGGAACATTGAGATCGTACCAAAAAGAACAACCATCGATACCGCGATGGCTGCTTTGTACTCTTCAGATTTGAGTACAGGCTCAGTAGCAAGTACAGCTGCTGCACCACATACCGATGCTCCTGAAGCAGTGAGCATAGAGGTATCTTTCTCCATACCGAAGATCTTGTGTCCTAGCCATGTACCCAGGACAAAGGTAGAAGCCAGCATGATAAGTGAAACGAGAAATCCTGCCAATCCTACATCGATGATCTCTTGGAACGTCAGTCGGAAACCATAGAATACGATCGCAAAACGAAGGATCTTTTTCCCTGAAAAAGTGATCCCCCCCTGCCATGCTTCCGGCGTCTGGTTATGTAGAGTATTGGCATAAAAAATACCTATAACGATACCGATAACAAGCGGTGAGATACCCAATGCTTGGACAGCAGGAAAATCTGAGATAAATGTTGCAGCTGCTGCAAAGATAGCAACAAATATAATACCGCTCATCGTACCCTTACGATTTTGTGGAGAAAATGGCATAAATATCCTTTAATTCAAAATTATTGATAACATTCTCAGAATTCTACTATAATTTTGATATAATTTACAAACTATTTTGTAATTAATGCTAAAAATCAATTCTAAAGAAGAGAAAAAATATGAAATTAACACTTAGACAAATGGAGATCTTCCTCAATGTTGTGGTCTCTGGACATCTGACGAATGTGGCTAAAGATATGAAGCTCAGTCAATCAGCGATCTCCATGTCCATTAAAGAATTAGAAAATATTTTGGGCCGTCCTGTGTTTGACCGGATCAATAAAAAACTGGTGCTGAATGAAGTGGGACGTGCCTTTTATAAAGAGATTGACCCTATTTTTAAAAAGCTTTCAGACATTGAGTATGAATTTAAGAATTCAGAGAACAAGGGGATGATCAGGGTAGGAGCAAGTACCACGATCGTAGACTATTTGATGCCTGCCATTATCTGCAGTTATATGAGTTCTTATCCCGATGTGAAGATCACGCTCAAAGAGGGGAATACCAAAGAGATCGCAGATATGATCAAAGAGGGGACGATCGATATAGGTTTTGTTGAAGGGCTTGTTCCGGGTTCAGAGATCGTCAAAGAGAAAATAGGGGTGGATGAACTGGTGGTTGTCACAGCAAATAAGGAGCTTTGTAAACCATGTACGATAGATGAACTGGAACAAAAAAGATGGGTCCTTAGAGAAGAGGGATCAGGTACAAGAGAGGTCTTCCTGGGGTATATTAAAGAGAAAGTGGACAATTTAAATATTTTCCTTGAACTTGGACATACGGAGTCTATTAAAAGTATTCTGATGAACGGCGAATGTCTGACCTGTATCTCTAAGATCTCGGTGAAAAATGAACTCGAGGAAGGGAAACTGTGTAAAATTCCTGTAGAAAACTTTGAGTGCAAAAGAGATTTCCTGATGATCTATCATAAGGACAAGTATCACAGTTCACTGTTTGAAAAGTTTGTCTTCTTCTCCCGAAAACTGATGATGCAGATGATAGAGGGGCAAAAAGCCTAGGTATCAACGGTTTTCAAAACGCTTAAGGGCTTGTTGATACTCTTCGGGATGGTTCAGGTTTGTAAACGGTGCATCTTCATCAAATGCTACAAAGAGGGTATGGGCAAGGTGCAGCAGATCACCCAATCTATGGTTCTCTTTTTCCAGTTGCATATAGGCCAAAGGTAGGATAGACCTTTTATAGAGTCCACAAAGAGGTTGTACACCACTGGGACTTTGTGCAACGATCGCATCGCATCCGCTTTCTTCCTGTGCCAAAAGTTTCTCTATGGTCTCTTTGTTGACAAAGGGTGCATCCACACTTAAAATAAAAACCTCTTCTGCTTTTAACGTTTCAAACACGGAGATCAGTCCTACAAGCGGAGAGCTTTCCGTATAGCTGTCCTGGATCACCCTGCAGTCAAAATCGAATTTATTCTCTTTCGCCGAGATATAGACTTCGTCGAACAGGCTACTGAGTTTAGACTGTTGAAATTCAGCCAGCGTAGGGTAGGTGGCAAAAGGCAGTAGAGCCTTGTCCTCACCCATACGGGAACTTTTCCCTCCGGCAAAGATAACGGCATAGGTCGTTTTTGTCATACGCTGACACTCTCTTTACGTTTTTGATGGATCAGCAAGACGGCAAACGCCATAAAGGTGATGAGAGACTCGACCAAGAAAAGATATGTTCCGTAGACCTGACCGGAGAGTACAGCCCCGACTGAACCCCCTAGTCCGAATGCGATACCCAGAAAAAACTGTTGTGCAAGTTTTTTCTGGGTGTAGAGTGAAAAGACATAGGTGATGGCTGCGGTATGGTAGAGTGCAAAACCGATGGCATGCAGGGATTGCGAGGCAAAGGTCAAGAGGATCGAGTCCGGAAAAAGATAGAGTATCATCCATCTGAATGCCGTGACCAGTGTAGCGAACTGCAGGATACGAAGCAGGTTCCTTTGCAGAAGAGGGCCCTGAAAATAGTACATAAAAATTTCACAGATCACGCCGAAACTCCACATCCAACTTGTCATTTCAAGTGAGACACCATGCGCGGTCTCGTAGATGGTAAAAAAGTTATAGAAACCGCCAAACCCCACTTGCATTAAAAAGATAGAAACCCAAAATGCCCAATACTGTGTAAGTGAAAATGAGGCATCTTCCTGCGGGGTAGAGTGGGAGACCGTATCATATCTAGTGAGCATAGCACCAAAAAGAAGGGTTAAAAATGCTACGGCACTTAAGTAATAGAGTGCTTCATAAGGTGAATCAAGTACTTTCCCCAGCCACAAAGCAATCCCCATAAACCCAAGAGAGCCCCATAAGCGTACTTTACCGTAAATGTCTCTTGACAGAGAAGCCAGAGCAATGGTCTCAACATAAGGAAGAGAGATCCCCATCGCAGCGCCAAAAAGAAGGTTCGCTGCAAGATAGACCCAAAAATTCTGTACGGTGGCCAAAAAAAGCAGGGTACCCACAAAGGTAAAGAACAAGGAAAATTGATAGACCTTGGGACTCAGGGAGAGGAAATGCCGAAACACAAAAGGGAGCAAAAAGCGCATGAAAGGGGCAGCTGAAAAAATGATACCTACTTCCATAGGGGTATATCCCAGGTCCAGCAACACTTTTGGCAGGAAGATGACATAGATACCGACAAGGGCAAAGTAAAAAAAGTAGTAAGCCCCTAAAAGCGGTGAAAAAAATGTATTGAGCGGTTTCATTTTTTGTTGACAACAGCCGTTGCAGACAAGAGGTCATGCAGTGTCTTATTGTCTTTCCTAAAAAACATCAGTGCCCAACCCAAAAAGGTGAACAGAGAAAGGATTGCAGCCAGATTTCTAAAGAGGATGATAAAAAACGAGGGTTTCTTTTTGGTATGTTCATCAATGAGCGTCATATTATAGGCACGATACCCGGGTGTCTGTCCCGTCTTATACATAAAAAGTGTCTGCAGGACGACCAGAGGGACGAGTATATAGATCCAGCCCACTGTTTTATGTTCAGCAAAATCCTCCCTGCCATCCATTACAAGATAAAAGACAATATACATAATAGGCATCAGCAGCATAAAAGCATCGGTCAAAAAAGCTTTGACTTTCAACCCTGCGGATGCGTATCCATTCTGGTTTGATGAAGATTTCACTTTGGGTGTCTGTGCTTGGAGCTTCCCCTGTTTGATCTCTCTAAAACGCTGTTTAGCCATTAAAAATCCCAAATCACAGCGGCATAGGGACCAGAGAAGTCCACGTTCGCATCAAACCCACTGACCAATTCATCACTCTCCAGATGAGATGCTTTATACCCGGCTTCCAGACCCAGTCCCATAGCCAGGGTATAACGGGCAGAGAGTTCATAATCATACGCGGTGATATCCCAGTAGCTGATGGCATTGGCTTCAAGCTGAAAAGAGAGATCCGTGACAGGCAGAGTAAAACGTACTTTACCGTAGAGCATCGGTATCCAGGTTGAAAAGTCTGCAACATCACTGCTTACATTGCTGCGCACACCCATATTCCCGGAGATATATCTGAGGGTAAGCCCGGCATCCGTTTCGGCCCAATTATCAAGCAATTCATAATAGAGTGTGATATCGGTCATGTCAAGTGACAGGCTGCTCTCTATCGTACTGTTATAGGTATGATCTCCCCATGTGAAGTCATTGACACTGCTGCTTCCCTCATGTGAAAGTGTGGTATATCCCAATTTGATATTGGGGATGAGAGGCAAAGGATGTTCCCAATAGGCTTTTAAAAAGGTATCTTGTGCTTCGCTGAAGCCCAGAGTCTCTTCAATGTCTGCAGCATTTCCTTTATAAGAGGCGTTGCCGTTTGGCTGATGGTTGAAAAACCCAAGAGAGATCTCTCCCCCTGCCGTATCGGCATGAAGCCTGCTGAGTGTGATCAGTAGTATGAAGGGTATGATTTTTTTTATATTCACCATGTTATTGTAATCCTTGTGTCATCGTAAAGATAGGTAGAAGCATCGCTGAGACGATGACCCCTACAACCACACCGATAAAGAGCATCATAAACGGTTCAAGCAGACTGAGAAGCAGTTTGAGTTTGTCTTCATTCTCTTCGGCATAGAGTGCAGAGGTATTGTCAAGGATCTGTGCGACTTCACTGGACTCTTCTCCCAGGGCCAAAGATTGCATAAAATTGCGTTTGAGTTTGATGCCTTTTGACATTTGAAGGGCATTGGAGAGTTTATTCCCTTCAAGCACTTTCACGGATGCTTTTTCAAACAGGTCACGCAAGCCATGATTTGCAAAGGTCGCCTTGGCAAGCTGTACGGCTTGGGCATAGGCTACACCTGAGCTGAGCATGAGTGAGAGAATGTACGAAAACCTCCCCAGTTCATGGTTTTGGATCAGCGGTCCCAGAACAGGTATCTTCAGCAGCATTGCATCAATGATACGGTGAAAGGTCTCTATTTTGGCATACGCAATTTTAAATATGAGGATCACAGAGAGGCTCACCACGATGATAGCAATATAGTGAGCGGTCAAAAAATCACTCAGCCCAAGCACAAATTGCGTGATCGGAGGAAGTTCCTGACCGGTGTCTTCAAAAATACCTGTGATCTTCGGTACCACAAAAGCGATGAGAAAAGAGGTCATTCCTATGGCAACGATAAAAATGATGGCAGGATATACCATCGCGCCTTTGACCTGTTTTTTGACCTTGTTCTGCGCAGAGAAAAAATTGCCCATGTTGGTTAGGACCTCGACCATTTTCCCCCCTTGGCCTGCAACATTGAGACTTTGAAGAAAGAACTCGGGCAGTGCATAGACCTTTTGGGTATTGAGCGCATGGTAAAGAGACTTCCCTTCATCGATCATGGTTTTCACGGAATTCAGAAAAGAGACGTATTTCTTTTCGCCTTCATGCTGGTTCTCAAGAAGCTTGACGGCAGTCAGTATGGTCATGCCTGATTTGAGATAAGAGGAGAGTTCCTTGGAAAACGTACTCAGCAGTTCTCCTGGCATTTGACGTTTGGCAAAGGCTTCAAGCGAAAACTCTTTGGTCGGTGTAAGCCCTTCATAATAGATATGTTGTGTACGCAGTTTTTGTCCTGCTTCTTCCTCAGAACTTGCCGTAACAGTACCTTTGACCTTTTTCCCTGTTTTGTCAAAACCTTTGTACTTAAAAAGCATACGCGTCTATGTCCTTGCAGTAGATTATAGGTATTATAACTTTTTTAGCTGTATCTTGCTATAGGAAAAGAGAAACGGGGTGTGACACATTATTGAAAGGCATCTAATGTAAAATGATAATATCTGGAAGAGTGTTTACCTTTGAGCATCACTTCATTGATGATGGCTGTAGGTCCTCCCTGCTCAGGCAGAGGGGTGATCCTGACCTCTTCAGGGATATATATCTCCCTACTGTTCTTTTTCAATATCTCACGGCTTTTGAGCTCGTCTATCTTGAAAGAGCCTGCCAGTATCTCATAAGCACTCTTTGTCTCTTTATGTTGCTGAAAAATAGCAGTGTCTAAGTAGAGAGAATCCTGTAAAGCGCGTTTGTTCCTTTCCGAAATGTAGACGATCTGTTCACGGTTGTCCGTATGCACTTTGAGTACAGGGACGATGGCCAGTGAGAGGATGATCACAGAGATCAGGATCTCAATAATGGTAAACGCGGGACGTAACCGTTTCAATAGAACGCTCCGCTGTCGGATGCCAAAGTCGTGTTCCTCAACCAATACTCTTTTGCTTCTTCGGGGGTAGAAAAGCGTTGAGGATCTCCAAAAAATGCAGGAAGAAAATAGCTTCCCTCCTCATTTTTTAAAATGAGCTGTGTGGAGCTTCCATTCTTGAAAAAATCCATGACCAGACAGATCTCCTGATCTTGGTAGCGCCCATATTCGACACGGGTCAGTGCATCATAGCTGTCAAGTGTATAGGCTTGTATATTGGTGAGGTCTATAGGACTTGTATACGCCTCAAACGGGGAGGAGAGATCCGGTCTGAAGTAACAGGCACGACACTCATCGATACAGAGAAGGGTACCCTCTCCCCTAAAGAGCTCGGATGAGCGTATATTGGATTTAAGATTCAGGGGAGTGAGCGCTTTTGGTTTTTGTTCCCCTATTTCAACCCCCTCAAAACCAAGAAAATAGACCATGGAGATAATGAGAATAACAATGAGAAGCTCTAGAAGAGAGAATCCTTTGCTCGTGTTATATCTCTGGATAGTGGGCATAAAGAGAGCTTATTTGTTACATTCACTGAAGAGAATATCTCTATTGCTCTCTTCTCCACCCTCTTTTCTGTCCGCAGCAAAGGAGATGAGTTCGAACCCTTCTCCTTTCTTGATATAGACAAAAGGTGTTTTCCATGAGTCTTTAGGCATCTCCTTGAGGTAGGGTTTTGCACGGTAATTAGGGTATTTATCCGGATCCGGGTTGCTTAACAGTGCTTCAAACCCCTCTTCTGTTTCAGGGTAGGTCCCGTTATCAAGTTTGAACATGTCGAGTCTCTTTCCCAGATCGTTCATTTTTAAACAGACTGTATCTCTTTTGGCCTCATCTGCAGCATCCATAAGTCCTGGTGCCACAACAGCAACAAGTCCTCCAAGAATAACGATCACGATGAGTAGTTCTATCAGAGAGAAACCGGCTCTTAGCGTCATGTTTTTTTTCATATATGTCCTTTAGTTTGCTTCGGTATAATATTTTGACTCAGTTCTACAAATTTTACTTTAATCGAGCTTTTAGATGGATAAAATACAGCCTGCCCAAAACAGTGTTAAGCATAGACAGGGGTTTGCCCTCCTGATCACTTTGTCGGTCCTGGCCGTTATCATCGCGTTGACCACCGTGCTTTTGAGTTATTTTGAGGAGGTCAGGCAGGATGCCAGCGATACAAACGCACTGATACAGGCAGATATATACTATAAAGATATAACAAATATATTTCAGGGGTTTAAAAATAAAAAACCCCTATTTTCTGTATTATATAGTACGGCATTACCCTTGCAGGCGCCAGAAGGTGGGTTTTCACTGCAGTTGCAGTGTGACCCCTTGTATAAAGGGGTGAATATCAACTGGCTTGGATTGGACAGCAGTGCACAAAAAACAGCCTATAGTTCCGTAGCACAAGAGCTTTTTGAAACGATTGCCCAAGAGTATAACATACAGGACCCGGGAAGATTGCAGGAGATGCTGCTTGAAGAGATAGGCGGGGAAAATAGATGGGTACAAAAAGAGCAAAGCAGGCTTCACCAAAAAAACGGTATTATATCTTACAAGCAGTTCTCAGATATCATCAGCCGTTACCAATTTGAGGTAGATGATCCCGAGATAGGAGCTGTGCCATGGAGAAAATATTTTAGTTTTTCTCCTGAAGCAGATAAAATAGATGCAGAGTACAGTTCCCCGGAGCTCCTCGCCTATCTGTTTGATATGGATGTATCAACGGTGAAAGAGTGGACGTCGCTTGAAGAGTTGACATCGCTTGTGGACAAAGGCACGCTGGAAAACTTTGTACGTGAAAATGGCGGAGAGTATGAGAAAAGAAAAAGTATTCTTGCGGGTGAAACATTTTTAGAAGCGGCAGAATGCTCGGTACGCTATGCGATGGCGGACGAGCAGTACGGATTTAGATTTGAATATATTCAGGGAGAGGCAAAATATTTTGAATTTTATGGGAAACAATAAAGAGTTACTTCTTGTACATCCTTCTATGAAGCCTGTCTCGTTGACAGAGGCTGTGAATGTCATGTTGCCGCCACAGTTCTACACGCTTAAAAAAGAAGTATTGCCTCTGCGTTACGCATATCAGGCAAAGAAGATCGCACCATCACTCTTTGAGGGCCTGCTTGAAGCAGGCGATTATGAGTATATGGTATGGAAAGAAGATGAAGCGTGGGTCTTCCTTGCTTATGATCTAGAGAAGATCGCGGCATTTTTAGAGAGTAAAGGCTTTGCCTTGGAACACGTTTCCAAACTCTTTTTTGCCCAGCAATCCGTCGACCTTTTCGAGACACCTCTTTTACTTGGAGAAGATGATGCGCTAGTCTCTCTGGACGGTATGGTCGTGGTCGTTCCAAGAGGGGCTCTTGCGGATGAGCACGCTTCTTCACAGGTCTTCGACAATCGTTTTACGCCTAAAAAAGGTATCGTACTTTCTGGCGCATACGGTTCGGTACTGAGCCTGAAGCAAGCCTCGAGGCTTGCAGCCATATTTATACTTTTTGCGCTGATGTTCTTTGTTGAGGGGAGTCGTTACAGTGATGATTCACAAGCCGGGGAGGCC
The sequence above is drawn from the Sulfurovum sp. TSL1 genome and encodes:
- a CDS encoding LysR family transcriptional regulator, with the translated sequence MKLTLRQMEIFLNVVVSGHLTNVAKDMKLSQSAISMSIKELENILGRPVFDRINKKLVLNEVGRAFYKEIDPIFKKLSDIEYEFKNSENKGMIRVGASTTIVDYLMPAIICSYMSSYPDVKITLKEGNTKEIADMIKEGTIDIGFVEGLVPGSEIVKEKIGVDELVVVTANKELCKPCTIDELEQKRWVLREEGSGTREVFLGYIKEKVDNLNIFLELGHTESIKSILMNGECLTCISKISVKNELEEGKLCKIPVENFECKRDFLMIYHKDKYHSSLFEKFVFFSRKLMMQMIEGQKA
- a CDS encoding TIGR04219 family outer membrane beta-barrel protein → MVNIKKIIPFILLITLSRLHADTAGGEISLGFFNHQPNGNASYKGNAADIEETLGFSEAQDTFLKAYWEHPLPLIPNIKLGYTTLSHEGSSSVNDFTWGDHTYNSTIESSLSLDMTDITLYYELLDNWAETDAGLTLRYISGNMGVRSNVSSDVADFSTWIPMLYGKVRFTLPVTDLSFQLEANAISYWDITAYDYELSARYTLAMGLGLEAGYKASHLESDELVSGFDANVDFSGPYAAVIWDF
- a CDS encoding prepilin-type N-terminal cleavage/methylation domain-containing protein, which encodes MPTIQRYNTSKGFSLLELLIVILIISMVYFLGFEGVEIGEQKPKALTPLNLKSNIRSSELFRGEGTLLCIDECRACYFRPDLSSPFEAYTSPIDLTNIQAYTLDSYDALTRVEYGRYQDQEICLVMDFFKNGSSTQLILKNEEGSYFLPAFFGDPQRFSTPEEAKEYWLRNTTLASDSGAFY
- the mobA gene encoding molybdenum cofactor guanylyltransferase MobA; translated protein: MTKTTYAVIFAGGKSSRMGEDKALLPFATYPTLAEFQQSKLSSLFDEVYISAKENKFDFDCRVIQDSYTESSPLVGLISVFETLKAEEVFILSVDAPFVNKETIEKLLAQEESGCDAIVAQSPSGVQPLCGLYKRSILPLAYMQLEKENHRLGDLLHLAHTLFVAFDEDAPFTNLNHPEEYQQALKRFENR
- the gdhA gene encoding NADP-specific glutamate dehydrogenase, coding for MEYIEQALTRAEKSNYKSDTMFFQALKEVLDTIQPLLDKHPEYLHQNIIDRIMVPNREIHFKIEWMDDDNIIHVNNGYRIQFNNALGPYKGGVRFHPSVNPDILKFLAFEQIFKNAITGLHIGGAKGGADFDPKGKSDKEIMKFCQAFMSAFYNSIGADIDILGGDIGVGAREVGYLFGQYKQLTNSYDSIITSKPLSLGGSLGRTEATGYGLIYFTQTLLEDMGETLKGKICTISGSGNVAIHAIEKLYEIGAIPVTCSDSKGAIHDSNGIDLELLKKIKLERRASLEYYALERKKATYVKRESYTEGSSFVWNIPCFAAFPCATQNELGESSARLLIENDVKIVSEGANMPTTPEAIALFEKHNILFGPAKAANAGGVAVSVLEMSQNSSLNYLSFEKVDQRLQDIMSNIYSDLKQTCDEYDLDMDLISAANILGFQRVADAMIMQGV
- a CDS encoding YifB family Mg chelatase-like AAA ATPase encodes the protein MNAKTNSGTPPQKQQIQSKQKPKKESIVNRLTCATLEGVNAQVIEVEATFTKGLPGFTVVGLASSDIQEAKERTKSALLTNDFVFPPLKITINLSPSDLKKSGTHLDLAMALLIAMHKTAVEEEGLFVFGELGLDGKVKTSSMLFPLVLSLKEQGLVKRAIVPKESIPYLSHISGVDFIAVDSLNEAIEILKHKNFKANVQAFSYKSENFILKERSYYYEKKYESDFSDVKGQSIAKRASLIAAAGMHNFLMEGNPGCGKSMIAKRLKDILPPLFEEEILSIAKHQFLDGVTPSFSALRPIRSPHHTATSASIFGGGSSVAKIGEVALAHKGILFFDELPHFSKAVLEALREPLQDRKVHIARVNAKIEYEADIMFVAAQNPCPCGNLLSKSKTCRCSELEIKRYQNKLSDPFLDRIDLFVVMQEVSSDDKGDISSAHMHQEVLKAFKMQKIRGQERLNGKLREEEIEAYCTVHSEALGILEGAIQRFALSHRSIASIKKVGRTIADLNGHERIERSDMLEALSYRRRR
- a CDS encoding YeiH family protein gives rise to the protein MPFSPQNRKGTMSGIIFVAIFAAAATFISDFPAVQALGISPLVIGIVIGIFYANTLHNQTPEAWQGGITFSGKKILRFAIVFYGFRLTFQEIIDVGLAGFLVSLIMLASTFVLGTWLGHKIFGMEKDTSMLTASGASVCGAAAVLATEPVLKSEEYKAAIAVSMVVLFGTISMFLYPVLYTAIIEPAAGFLHMTAKEFGIYVGGTIHEVAQVVAVPASVPGAPKEMADAAVIVKMTRVIMIAPMLIILGIYLSYSAKQEGGAGEKVKLVIPWFAVYFIGVAGFNSLHLVPTDIVSIINEIDTFLLTMAMTALGMGTRFAKFKGLGLAPVYTASAMFAWLVIGGFIITKAVCSVF
- a CDS encoding RDD family protein — translated: MAKQRFREIKQGKLQAQTPKVKSSSNQNGYASAGLKVKAFLTDAFMLLMPIMYIVFYLVMDGREDFAEHKTVGWIYILVPLVVLQTLFMYKTGQTPGYRAYNMTLIDEHTKKKPSFFIILFRNLAAILSLFTFLGWALMFFRKDNKTLHDLLSATAVVNKK
- a CDS encoding type II secretion system F family protein, with the translated sequence MLFKYKGFDKTGKKVKGTVTASSEEEAGQKLRTQHIYYEGLTPTKEFSLEAFAKRQMPGELLSTFSKELSSYLKSGMTILTAVKLLENQHEGEKKYVSFLNSVKTMIDEGKSLYHALNTQKVYALPEFFLQSLNVAGQGGKMVEVLTNMGNFFSAQNKVKKQVKGAMVYPAIIFIVAIGMTSFLIAFVVPKITGIFEDTGQELPPITQFVLGLSDFLTAHYIAIIVVSLSVILIFKIAYAKIETFHRIIDAMLLKIPVLGPLIQNHELGRFSYILSLMLSSGVAYAQAVQLAKATFANHGLRDLFEKASVKVLEGNKLSNALQMSKGIKLKRNFMQSLALGEESSEVAQILDNTSALYAEENEDKLKLLLSLLEPFMMLFIGVVVGVIVSAMLLPIFTMTQGLQ
- a CDS encoding MFS transporter, encoding MKPLNTFFSPLLGAYYFFYFALVGIYVIFLPKVLLDLGYTPMEVGIIFSAAPFMRFLLPFVFRHFLSLSPKVYQFSLFFTFVGTLLFLATVQNFWVYLAANLLFGAAMGISLPYVETIALASLSRDIYGKVRLWGSLGFMGIALWLGKVLDSPYEALYYLSAVAFLTLLFGAMLTRYDTVSHSTPQEDASFSLTQYWAFWVSIFLMQVGFGGFYNFFTIYETAHGVSLEMTSWMWSFGVICEIFMYYFQGPLLQRNLLRILQFATLVTAFRWMILYLFPDSILLTFASQSLHAIGFALYHTAAITYVFSLYTQKKLAQQFFLGIAFGLGGSVGAVLSGQVYGTYLFLVESLITFMAFAVLLIHQKRKESVSV